In one window of Spartinivicinus marinus DNA:
- the sctE gene encoding type III secretion system translocon subunit SctE has protein sequence MTDSIMFPSAISGFDTATDLADVKNIISSATSTSVPTEAAKSDANPQVRADSAAPSLTAPRGNALADKALAFAMLQTMMSQENFAIAKETINTTRQEKKLAAEERMEKLKESMDQQKEAKKGGFFGKLFGWIATAVTAIVGAVLIATGVGAAAGVALIACAVITGLNQISEETGGWLQAGVAKMFQAFGMSEEKAKEAAGWTLMAVSVAAGIAAAVVSGGASVAASFGRLAAKIATDVVAKLVKAIPQITRVVEASLQVATGATQIYSGVKQKFANDSKAEAMDLKAFLLKLQQIMDDESDRIKDILDRILNLASVVNEILSGQQTSNAKLNQRISA, from the coding sequence ATGACCGATTCAATCATGTTTCCCAGCGCGATTTCGGGTTTTGATACAGCCACTGATTTAGCAGACGTTAAAAATATTATTTCATCTGCAACATCAACCAGTGTGCCAACTGAAGCTGCAAAATCAGATGCTAATCCGCAGGTTCGCGCCGATTCTGCTGCACCCTCTTTAACCGCGCCGAGAGGAAATGCTTTAGCAGATAAAGCATTGGCGTTTGCTATGTTGCAAACGATGATGAGTCAAGAAAATTTTGCTATTGCAAAAGAAACAATTAATACCACCCGCCAAGAGAAAAAACTAGCTGCTGAAGAACGCATGGAAAAATTAAAAGAGTCCATGGATCAGCAAAAAGAAGCTAAAAAAGGTGGCTTCTTTGGTAAGTTATTTGGCTGGATTGCGACGGCAGTGACTGCCATTGTAGGAGCTGTGCTAATTGCAACGGGCGTAGGTGCAGCAGCCGGTGTAGCATTGATAGCCTGTGCAGTGATTACAGGATTAAATCAGATTTCTGAAGAAACCGGTGGCTGGCTACAAGCCGGTGTCGCCAAAATGTTCCAAGCTTTTGGTATGAGTGAGGAAAAAGCCAAAGAAGCGGCGGGCTGGACATTAATGGCAGTTTCTGTAGCAGCTGGTATTGCGGCAGCTGTTGTAAGTGGTGGAGCATCAGTGGCTGCTTCGTTTGGTCGATTAGCAGCCAAAATTGCCACTGATGTTGTAGCAAAATTGGTTAAAGCCATCCCTCAAATTACTCGGGTTGTAGAAGCCAGCTTGCAAGTAGCAACAGGTGCAACCCAAATTTATTCAGGTGTTAAGCAGAAATTTGCGAATGACTCAAAAGCTGAGGCAATGGATTTAAAAGCATTTTTACTTAAGCTACAGCAAATCATGGATGATGAGAGTGATCGAATAAAAGATATTCTTGATCGTATTTTGAACTTGGCAAGTGTAGTGAATGAGATTTTATCTGGTCAACAAACCAGCAACGCCAAGCTTAATCAACGAATTTCTGCGTAA